DNA from Kitasatospora viridis:
CCGGATCCGGTAGCAGCTCGGGAGCGGGAGGAAGGGGGCCGGGTTCACACCGGCCCCCTTCTTCCGTGCGCTGGCGCGTTCAGCCCGCGGACTCCCGGATGAAGTCGGCCAACCGGGCCACCCCCGCCTCGATCTGCCGCTCGCTCAGGGCGCTGATGGACAGCCGCAGCCGGCGCTCACCGCCGCCCGCCGGGTAGAACGGGGCCATCGGGGTCCAGAGGACCCCGTGGTCGCGGGCGCAGCGTTCCATCGCCGCCTCGTCGGCGGTGAACGGCACGTCCAGCACGGCGAAGAAGCCGCCCTCGGGCTCGTTCCAGGACAGGCCCAGTCGGACTCGCTCGGCCGTCGGGAAGTGCCGCTCCAACTCCCGTAGCAGCACTGCGAGGTTGGCCGCGTAGTGGGCGCGCGCCGGGGCGGTGGCGGGCCGTAGCCGGCAGTCATGGCGCAGCAGCATGCCGCCGATCACGGCCTGGCTCAGCGCCGGGGTGTTGACCGTCGTCATACTCTTCAGCTTGGCCAGTTCGTCGGCGAGCAGGCCGGTGCGGCCCCCCGGCCCGGTCACCTGCTGGTCGGCGACGACGTAGCCGAGCCGGGCTCCGGGGAAGCAGGTCTTGGCGAAGGAGCCGAGGTAGACCACCTGTCGGCGCCGGTCCAGGGCCTTCAGGGTGGGCCGTTCGCCGGGTTCGCGGGCGAAGAAGCCGTAAGGGTTGTCCTCGATCACCAGCAGCCCCTCCTCGGCCGCCGCCGCAAGCAGTTCGGCCCGCGCCGGCACCGGCATGCTGGTGCCGGACGGGTTGGCGAAGTCCGGGACCACGTAGAGCGCCCGCGGGCGCCGGCCCGAGGCCCGCACGGCGCGGGCCGCCTCGTGCACGGCCCGCCGGTCCGGTCCGCCGCCGGGGCCTTCGGGGACCGGGACGGTCGCCAGGTCGAGCAGCCGGGCGGCGCCGGTGACGCCGACGTAGCAGGGCGAGCTGACCAGCAGGACGTCCTCGGGCGTGGCGCACAGGGCGCGCAGCACCAGCAGCATGCCCTCCTGGGCGCCGACGGTGAGCACCAGCGCCTCGGGGGCCACGTCCAGGCCCTCGTCGTTGGCGAGGGTGCGGGCGACCAGGTCCGCGATGATGCCCTTGGTGGGGCCGTACTGGAACAGTGCGGTGCGCACCGCGCCGCGGCTCAGGCTGCGCTCGGCGAGGTGGGCGAGGTAGGTGTCCAGGTACGCGTGGACGGCCTCGGGCTCGAAGAAGCCGTCGTGCGGGCGGCCGGGGGCGAAGGAGAGCGCGTCGGGGTAGCGCTCGGTGACCTCGTTGAGCAGGGTCATCGCGTCCAGCAGCGGGTCCGCGAGGCTGGCGTGCAGTTCGCCGAGTGGCAGGCTGATTTCGGCGGCGCTCATCGCAGGGCCTCGCGCAGCCGCTCGGCGGCGTACCGCTGGGCCTCGCGGCCGTCGTCCAGGACGCCGGCCATGGCGAAGAAGCCGTGCGGCATGCCCGCGTAGCGACGGGCCTCGACCTGGACTCCGGCGGCCCGCAACGCCTCCGCGTACAGCTCGCCTTCGTCGCGCAGCGGGTCGTACTCGGCGGTGATCACGGTGGCGGGCGGCAGCCCGGCCAGCGAGGGCGCGCGCAGCGGCGAGGCCCGCGGGTCGGCGCCGTCGGCCGGGTCCGCCAGGTAGTGGTCCCAGTACCAGGCGACCGAGCGGCGGTTGAACAGCAGCGGGTCGTCGTGTTCGCGCAGCGACGGGGTGTCCGCGCCGTGGTCGGTGTTGGGGTAGACGAGCAGTTGGTGGCGCAGCGCGGGGCCGCCCCGCTCGCGGGCGGCCAGGGTGAGCGCGGCGGCGAGGTTGCCGCCGGCGCTGTCGCCGGCCACGGCCAGCCGTTCGGGGTCGGTGCCCAGCTCGGTGGCGTGCCCGGCGATCCACTCGGCGGCGGCCACGACGTCGTGGACGGCGGCCGGGAAGGGGTGTTCGGGGGCGAGCCGGTAGCCGGGCGAGACGGTGACGCAGCCGACGGCGTTGGTGAGCCGGCGGCAGATCGCGTCGCCGGTGTCCAGCGAGCCGAGGGTCCAGCCGCCGCCGAACAGGTAGAGCAGGGCGGGCAGTGGACCGTCCGGGGCGGTGTCGGCGGCCGGGCGGTGGATCCGCAGCGGCAGCGGTCCGCCGGGGCCGGGGATGGTGAACTCCTCGACCGAGCCGACCGGTTCCGGGTTCCCGGCGCAGGCCTGGAGGTCGGCGAGGTCGGCGGCGCGGGCCTCGGCGGTGGTGAGGGTGTAGAGCGGGGGCGTGCCGGCTTCGGCGCGCTGCTCTCGCAGGGCCTGGGCCTGGGGGTGCAGTGGCAAGGGGTGTCCTGGGGTCGGCCGCGGGTCAGCGGCACTGGTCGGGGGTCGGGGTGGCGAGGGGAGCGGCGGAGCCGGCCGGCCGGGCGACGGCGGTGTGGTCGAGGTCGGCGAGCCGTGGCCGGCCCAGCAGGGCCAGCGTGTCGTCGAGTTCGGCCTTCAGCAGAGCGAGGATCCGGGCGACGCCCTCCTCCCCGTCGACGGCCAGGCCCCACAGGACCGGGCGGCCGATCAGCACGGCTCGGGCGCCGAGGGCGATCGCGAGGGCGACGTCCGTGCCCGTCCGTACCCCGCCGTCCAGGAGGACGGGCAGTGTCGGCGGTACTGCGGCGACCACTTCGGGCAGCGCCGCCAGGGTCGGCAAGGCACCGTCGAGTTGGCGGCCGCCGTGGTTGGAGACCACGACGGCGTCGACGCCGTGCTCGGCGGCCAGCCGGGCATCCTCGGCGGTCAGGATCCCCTTGAGGACGATCGGCAGGCTGCTGCGCTCACGCAGCCAGGACAGGTCCGCCCAGGTCAGGCTGGGGTCGAACTGCTCCCTGGCGTGCTCGGCGATGCCCGAACTCCCCTGGCCGGAGCGATGGCTGGCAGCCATCAGGGTCTGGTCGAGGTTGACGGCGCGGATGTGCGCGGGGACGGCGAAGCCGTTGCGGGCGTCGCGCAGCCGTCGGCCGATCCGCGGGGCGTCCACGGTCAGCACCAGGGCACGGAAGCCGGCCGCTTCGGCCCGTTCGACCACGGCGGCCAGCGCGTCGCGGCGGCGCAGCCAGTAGAGCTGGAGCCAGAGCGGGCCGGTGGCGGCCTCGGCGATGGCTTCCAGGGTGCGGCTGGCGAAGATCCCGGCCACCATGACCGCCCCCGCGCGGCCGGCCGCACGGGCGGTGGCCACCTCGCCCTCGGGGTGGAACAGCTGGTGGTAGGCCATCGGTGCGATGCCGATCGGGGTGCGCAGCCGGCTCCCGAGCAGGGTGAGGCTCTGGTCGGTGGTGGAGACGTCGACCAGTGTGCGCGGGCGCAGGCGGCAGTGCTCGAACTGGGCCCGGTTGGCGGCCAGGGTCCGTTCGGCGCCGCTGCCGCCCTGCATGAAGTCCCAGATGTCGGCGGGGAGTCGGGCGCGGGCCGCTGCCTCGAAGTACGTGCTGTCGAGGTCCGCTGGTTCAACTGGCCCCATGAGCTGCCTTTCCGGGCAGGCCGCGCTCGGGCCCGCTCCGGCCCGGCAGCGTAGGAGGATTCATACCTATTGGTCTAGACCTTGCTTCCGCTCGATCATCTGTGTAATCGTCAAGCGTCTGACCGACCCCGTTGGTTGCGACCGATGTCCATCCAACCTCCCCTTCGTGGAGCGGCGTTGACAGGTTCATCCCCCCTTCCTCCCCCGCCGACCGGGGCCCCGCCCGACTGGGTGGACCGCTTCCTCCTGGCCGGCCCCGACGACCAGGAGTGCCTGCGCTTCGGCGCTCCGGTGACCCGGGCCGCCCTGCGCGCCCTGGTCGCCGAGCAGGCCGAACGGCTCGCCGCCGCCGGCCTGTCGAGCGGTGGCACGGTCGCGCTGCGACTGGCGCCCTCGCTCGGCTACACCGCCGCGCTGCTCGCCTGCTGGCAACTGGGCGCCCAGACCGTCCTGCTGGACCACCGGCTCACCGCCCACGAGGTCGCGCTCGCCGTCGAACGCCTGGCACCCCAGGTGCTGGTGGAGTCCGCGCACCGCCCCGCGGCGTCGCTGCGCGGCTTCGCCGAGACCGACCCCGTGCCGGCGGCCCTGCCGAACGGCCGCCCGGCCGCGACCGGCCACGCCCTGCTGCAGCTGAGCTCGGGCTCGACCGGTCCGGCCAAGGTGATCGCCCGCACGGCCGACGACCTGCTGCGCGAACTCGACTGCTACCGGCGGCTGGAGCTGTTCCCGAAGGCCGGGGAGCGGGTCGTCCTGCTCTCCTCGGTCGTCCATGTCCTCGGCCTGGTCGGCGGGTTGCTCAACAGCCTGCACGCCCGGGCACCGCTGACCGTCCCCGAGCGGATGACGACGGCCGGCATCCTGGCCGCGATCGCCGAGGACGACCGGCCGACCACCGTGATCGGTGTCCCGTTCCACGCCGAACTGCTGGCCGGTGCCAGCGCTCCCCCGCCGCTGCCGCAGCTGCGACGGATGATCGTCGCCGGCGAGCCGGTCCGCCCCGGACTGCCCGCCGCCTTCACCGCCCGGTACGGCGTGCCGCTCGGCACCATGTACGGCATGACCGAACTCGGGGTCATCGCCACCGACTTGGACGGCGCCCTGCACCCCTGGGCCGAACCCGTCCACGGCATGGCGCTGCACGAGGACGGCGGCGAACTGCACATCGCCATGGCCGACTCCCCTTACCCCGGCCTCGCCGACCCCACTCGCTGGTCGGACGGCCGACTGCACACCAGGGACGCCGCCCGGATCGACCCGGCGACCGGGCGGGTCACCGTGCTCGGCCGCCGCGACTCCCAGGTCTCCATCGGCGGCCTCAAGGTCGACCTCACCGAGGTCGAGCACACCCTCGCGGCCCTGCCGCAGGTCCGCGAGGCCGTGGTGGTCTTCGCGGACGGCGCCATCGAGGCCTACCTGGCCACCGAGCACGCCGCCGAGCAGGCCACCGCGCCCGCCGCCGTCCGCGACGCCCTGACCCGCGAACTGGCCTCCTACAAGCGGCCAAGGCACCTCTCCTTCCTGCCGGCGCTGCCCCGCACCGCCACCGGCAAGCTCGTCCGCGACACCACGGCGCTGCGCGCCGCCGCGGCTGCGGGCACCACGCCCGCAGCCTGATCCGCCGTCACGCAGCACCGCACCTGAACCCCGACACAGCACGAGGAGCACCACCATGCAGGAGCGCATCCACGAGTTCGTCCTCGCGGCCCTCACCGAGATGAGCTACGACGTCTCCGAGGTCACCGGCGAGACCGACCTCGGGCCCGCCGGGCTCGACCTGGAGTCGCTGGCGCTCGCCGACCTGTCGGCGCAGGTCGAGGACGAGTTCGGGGTCAAGTTCAACCTCGACGAGATGGAGACCACCGCGCTGATGACCCTCGACCAGTTCACCGCCGACGTGGCCCGCCGGATCGCCGCCACCGCCCCGACCGCCGCCGGCAGCGCCGCGTGAGCACGCCCGTGCTGCCGAACCGGGCCGAGGTCGTGGCGATGCTCGCGGCGTTCGGACAGCGTGCCGCGGCCGGTGTCCCCGAGGCCCTCGGGTCGCTGGAACTCACTTGGCTCACGGCCGAGTTCGAGCAGCGTTACGCGCTCGAACTGGAGCTCTCCGACGAGCAGTTCGCCGCCGTCCGGACGGTGGACGACGCCGTCGCGGTGCTGCGCGCGGCCGTGCTCGCCGCCGGCGCCGGAGCCGGAGCCGGAGCCGGAGCCGACAGAACCGTTGGGGCCGCGCGATCATGAGCACCAGCGCACCGTCGGCCGTCCGGCCGGTGATCACCGGTCTCGGGGTGCTCAGTGCCTTCGGCCGCGGGCTCGCCCCGCTGGCGGCCGCGACCGCACGGGCCACGACCGGCTTCACCGAGGTGACCCGCTTCGACGTCAGTCGGCGCACCACCCGGCGGGCGGCCCTGCTGCCCGACCCGCCGCCGCTCGCCCGAGCGGTGCTCGACGCCGTAGCCGACGCGTGCCACCAGTCCGGGCTGCCCACCGAACCCGGTGACACGCCGCTGCTGCTGGCCCTGCACAGCGATCTGCGCACCGGCGCGGTGGCCGAGGCCGTGACCAGCGGGTCCACCGCCCTCGGCCTGCCCGGGGTGACCCGGGTGTACACCGGCGCCTGCGTGGCGGCCGCCGGCGCGGTGGCCGACGCCGCCGCCCTGGTCGTCTCCGGCCGGCACCCCCGGGTGGTGGTGGCGGCCGGCCACCTGGTGGAGCCGGGCGTCTTCGCGGCCTTCGACGCGGGCCGGGCACTGGCCCGCGACGGGGAGCTGCGGCCGTTCAGCAGCGGGCGGACCGGCACCCTGCTCGGCGACGCCGCGGCAGCCGTGGTCGTCGAGGCGCACACGGCCGCCGCAGCGCGCGGCGCGCGCCCGCTGGCCCGACTCGCCGGCTGGGGCCGCTCCGGGGACGCGCACCACGTGTGCCGCCCACGGCCCGACGGCGAGGGGGTGGCCCGCGCCGCCCGGGCCGCGCTGGCCCGGGCGGGTGTCGCCCCGTCAGAGGTCGGCTACGTCAACGCCAACGGCACCGGCTCGCCGATGTCCGACCTGGCGGAGGCCCGGGCGCTGCGCGCGGTGTTCGGCGAGGCTCTGGACGAACTCCCGGTCAGCTCCAGCAAGTCCGTCCACGGCCACGCCCTGGAGGCCTCCGCGCTGCTCGAACTCGTCGTCACCATCGCGGCGTTGGAGAGCGAGCGGCTGCCGGTCAACGCCGGCTGGCTCGGTCCCGACCCGGAGATCGGCCTGAACCTGGTCCTGGCGGGCCCCCGCGCGGACCGCCCCCGCTACGCAATGAGCCTCAACTCGGCGTTCGGCGGCGCCAACACGGCGCTCCTGGTGGCCGCCGCATGAGCGGACTGCGCACCCTCGCCACCGCGAGCTGGCCGCACCCGCAGGGCAGCGGCGAGCTGCCCCCGCTGCCCGGCTTCACCGCCTCCACCTTCAACCCCCTGGTCGCGGCCGTCGCCGAGCTCTGCCTCACCCGGCACCGCGGCACGGACCGGGCCGACGGACCGGACGCCGACCGCACGGGGCTGCTGCTCGCCAGCGCCGGCGGCGACCGCGCCACCGCACTGGCCATCGACACCGCCGCCTCGGGGCAGCGGATGCCGCCGCTGCTGTTCTTCCAGTCCAACCCCAACGCCGTCCTCGGGCACATCGCCAGCCGCTGGGGACTGACCGGCCCCGTCGTCGCCATCAGCCCCCGGGAGACCGCCGCACCCGGCCGGATCCCGGCGGACGCAGTGGAGTTGGCCGCCCTGCTGCTCGCCGACGGCGACGCCGACCAGGTCCTGGTCATCGCCGCGGAACAGGCCGGACCGGGCGGGGGCGCCGACCACGCCACCGCGGTCCTGGTCACTTCCGCCTGACCGCACATCACCCCGTCCACCTGACACCCCGTCCGTTCGCGTCCCAGACGCCGCACCGCGCACCCGCATGGCCCCGCCATGGAAGGGATCCATTCACCGTGAGCATCCGCAGCATCCGCACTCTCCTGGCGGGCGACCCCGACGTCGGCGCAGGAAACGTGCTGACCAGCAGGATCGCCCTGGGCATCGGCCTCGACGACCCGCTGCTGACCTTCGACACCGCGGTGGACGACCACGCCGCCTGGGAGGCCCTCACCCTGCGCGAGGTCGACCGCGCCGTCCGGGCCCGGGCGGCCGCGCTGCGCGCCCTCGGCGTCGGCCGGCGGGACCCGGTGGTGGTGTACGCGACCGCCGCCGCCGACCACGTGCTCTCCTTCCTGGCGCTGACCCGGCTCGGTGCCATCCCGGCGCTGCTCAACCCCGGCGTGGAGGGCGAGCGCGCGGCCCGCTACATCGCCCGCCTCGGCGCCGTCGGCATCCTCACCGACCCCGCGCACCGGGCCGAACTGGCCGGGCACGACCCGGCGGCCCCGGTGCTCGCCGATGCCGCCGAGCTCGGCGCCGGCGACCCGGACGCGGCGCCCGAGCCCTACCGGCACTGCGCGGACGACCCGGTGGCGATCACCCACTCCTCCGGCACCACCGGGATGCCCAAGGCCGTGGTGCACTCGCACGCCAGCCTGTACGCGGCGATCCGCCACCGGGCCACGCTGCCCCGGCCGCAGGGCTCGGACCGGATGCTCAGCGCGCTGCCCGCCCCGCACGCGGCCACCCTGATCGCGCTGAACTTCGCCCTCAGCACGCACGGCCAACTCGCCCTGCTCTCCTCGCAGTCCGGCGCCGGCGTGCTGGACGCCATCGAGAGCTGGGAGCCGCGCGGCGTGATCGGCTTCGCCGCCACCTGGGCCGGCCTCGCCCACCACGACCTGACCGCCCGCAAGCTCGACACGATCGCGCTGTGGTGGAACACCGGCGACTGCGCGCACGAGGCGCACATCCGCCGGCTGATCGCCGCCGGCTCGCGCGAGACGCTCACCCGCGGGCAGCGCGGCCGCGAGCCGGGCTCGGTCTTCGTCGACGGCCTGGGCTCGACCGAGATGGGCCACTCGCACTTCTTCATCACCCACGCCCCCGGCACCGAGAAGTACGGCCGCTGCGTGGGCCGCCCGCACACCTTCGTGGACTGCGAGGTGGTCGGCCCGGACGGCGAGCCGCTCGGCCCCGGCGAGGTCGGCGAACTCGCCACCGCCTCACCGACCTTGGCGCCCGGCTACTGGAACGACTCGGTCACCACCTACCGCACCCGGCTGCGCGGCCGCTTCCTCACCGGCGACCTGATGTACCGGGACGAGGAGGGCTACTACTACCACGTCGACCGGCTGGTGGACTCGGTCGAGCTCGGCGACGGCCGGCGGCTGTACACCGCGATGTCCGAGGAGCGGGTGCTGGCCCGCGTCCCCGGCGTGCTGGACTGCACGGTCGTCGCGGTGAAGGACGGCGAGCGGGTGGTCACCGACGTGCTGCTGCTCCTCGCGGACGGCGCCGACCCGGCCGCCGACCGCACCGCGGAGGTGGTCGCCGCGCTCGACGAGCACACCGCCGCCACCGTCCGCTCGGTCCTGGTGGTCGGCGGCGACGACATCCCGCTCGGCCCGACCGGCAAGGTCCGCAAGGTCCTGCTGCGCGAGCGCCACCTCGCCTCGGTGGGTGCCCGATGAGCCGCACCGTCAGCCGGGCCCCCGGGCGCCCGGGCGCCGTCGTCACCGGAATGGGCATGGTCACCCCGCTGGGCCGCAAGCCCGGCGAGGTCTTCGAGGCGCTGACCGCCGGGCGCAGCGGCATCGTCGCCGTGCCCGAGGACCACGCCGCGCACGGGTGGCTGCCCGCCGCCGGGATCTCCCCGCACATCGAGGGCACGGAGGTGCTGCCGCCGAAGGAGACCCGCTGCGTCGACCGCTTCGTGCTGCTGGCGCTGGCCGCCGCGGACGACGCGCTGGCCGACGCGGGCCTGGTGGTCGGCCGCGACGTCGACGCCCGCCGCACCGCCGTGGTGCTGGCCACCGGTGGCGGTGGTCTGGAGACCTTCGAGCAGCAGTCGCACCGGCGTCTGGAGCGCGGCCGCCCCGCGGTCAACCCGTACCTGCTGCCGGGGATGCTCTCCAACATGGCGACCGCCCGGGTGGCGATCAAGCACGGGATCCGGGGCTTCAGCACCGCGATCGTGACGGCCTGCGCGGCCGGCGCCCAGGCCGTGGCCGAGGGCCTGCGGCTGATCCGGGCGGGCGACGCCGACGTGGTGGTGTGCGGCGGGACCGAATCCTCGCTGCACCCGACGATCGCCGCCACCTTCACCAACGCCCGTGCGCTGGCCCAGGGTTGGGACGACCCGGCGCAGGCGAGCCGACCGTTCGACACCCGCCGCAACGGGTTCGTGCTGGGCGAGGGCAGCGCCGTCCTGGTGCTGGAGAGCGTCGAGCACGCGAACGCCCGGGGCGCCGCCGGCTACGCCGAGCTGATCGGCTGGGGCTCGACCACCGACGCCCACCACCCGACCATGCCCCGCCCGGACGGCGAGGGCGCGGCCGACGCGATGCGCACCGCGCTCGCCAACGCCGGCCTGGCCGCGTCCGACATCGGCTACGTCAACGCGCACGGCACCGGCACCAAGCTCGGCGACATCGCCGAATCGGCCGCGCTGAACGCGGTGTTCGGCGAGCACCGGCCCGCCGTCAGCTCCACCAAGGGCGCCACCGGCCACCTGCTGGGCGCGGCCGGAGCGGTGGAGGCCGCCGTGACCGCGCTGGCCGTGGCCCGTGGCCTGCTCCCGCCCACCCTCAACCTGGGCGAGCCCGACCCGGCGTGCGACCTGGACCACGTCCGCGGCGCCGCACGGCCGGCGGAGCTGCGGGCCGCGCTGAGCAACGCCTTCGCGTTCGGCGGCCACAACACCAGCCTGGTCTTCGGGCCGACGCCCACCCGCGCCGCCAAGTAGGCCGCCGCCGGCCCACTCTCCTATCAACTGCACCTGCCAGGAGCCCAGTTGTCGATCCAGACGATCACCCATGTCGAGTACCACTGCGCGGACGCCGCGCGGACCGCCGCCGAGCTCCAGCGCGGCTTCGGCTTCCTGCGCGACACCGACCAGCCCGCGTGGCAGCCCGGAGTGCGGAGCGTCCACCTGCACCAGGGCAGCATCCGGCTGCGGCTCAACTCCAGCGAGCACACCGACCACCCGGTGGCCCGCTACGTCGAGCGGCACGGCGAGGGCGTCGCCGTGCTGGCGCTCGGCTGCACCGACCCGCAGGCCGCGCTGGAGCGGGCCGAGCGGCACGGCGCCGTGGTCCTGGACCGGGACGGCGCACTGATCGCCGGCTTCGGCGACACCGCGCTGCGGTTCGTCCCACTGGAGGACGCTCC
Protein-coding regions in this window:
- a CDS encoding class I adenylate-forming enzyme family protein, with protein sequence MDRFLLAGPDDQECLRFGAPVTRAALRALVAEQAERLAAAGLSSGGTVALRLAPSLGYTAALLACWQLGAQTVLLDHRLTAHEVALAVERLAPQVLVESAHRPAASLRGFAETDPVPAALPNGRPAATGHALLQLSSGSTGPAKVIARTADDLLRELDCYRRLELFPKAGERVVLLSSVVHVLGLVGGLLNSLHARAPLTVPERMTTAGILAAIAEDDRPTTVIGVPFHAELLAGASAPPPLPQLRRMIVAGEPVRPGLPAAFTARYGVPLGTMYGMTELGVIATDLDGALHPWAEPVHGMALHEDGGELHIAMADSPYPGLADPTRWSDGRLHTRDAARIDPATGRVTVLGRRDSQVSIGGLKVDLTEVEHTLAALPQVREAVVVFADGAIEAYLATEHAAEQATAPAAVRDALTRELASYKRPRHLSFLPALPRTATGKLVRDTTALRAAAAAGTTPAA
- a CDS encoding alpha-hydroxy acid oxidase → MGPVEPADLDSTYFEAAARARLPADIWDFMQGGSGAERTLAANRAQFEHCRLRPRTLVDVSTTDQSLTLLGSRLRTPIGIAPMAYHQLFHPEGEVATARAAGRAGAVMVAGIFASRTLEAIAEAATGPLWLQLYWLRRRDALAAVVERAEAAGFRALVLTVDAPRIGRRLRDARNGFAVPAHIRAVNLDQTLMAASHRSGQGSSGIAEHAREQFDPSLTWADLSWLRERSSLPIVLKGILTAEDARLAAEHGVDAVVVSNHGGRQLDGALPTLAALPEVVAAVPPTLPVLLDGGVRTGTDVALAIALGARAVLIGRPVLWGLAVDGEEGVARILALLKAELDDTLALLGRPRLADLDHTAVARPAGSAAPLATPTPDQCR
- a CDS encoding class I adenylate-forming enzyme family protein, whose protein sequence is MSIRSIRTLLAGDPDVGAGNVLTSRIALGIGLDDPLLTFDTAVDDHAAWEALTLREVDRAVRARAAALRALGVGRRDPVVVYATAAADHVLSFLALTRLGAIPALLNPGVEGERAARYIARLGAVGILTDPAHRAELAGHDPAAPVLADAAELGAGDPDAAPEPYRHCADDPVAITHSSGTTGMPKAVVHSHASLYAAIRHRATLPRPQGSDRMLSALPAPHAATLIALNFALSTHGQLALLSSQSGAGVLDAIESWEPRGVIGFAATWAGLAHHDLTARKLDTIALWWNTGDCAHEAHIRRLIAAGSRETLTRGQRGREPGSVFVDGLGSTEMGHSHFFITHAPGTEKYGRCVGRPHTFVDCEVVGPDGEPLGPGEVGELATASPTLAPGYWNDSVTTYRTRLRGRFLTGDLMYRDEEGYYYHVDRLVDSVELGDGRRLYTAMSEERVLARVPGVLDCTVVAVKDGERVVTDVLLLLADGADPAADRTAEVVAALDEHTAATVRSVLVVGGDDIPLGPTGKVRKVLLRERHLASVGAR
- a CDS encoding beta-ketoacyl synthase N-terminal-like domain-containing protein; protein product: MSTSAPSAVRPVITGLGVLSAFGRGLAPLAAATARATTGFTEVTRFDVSRRTTRRAALLPDPPPLARAVLDAVADACHQSGLPTEPGDTPLLLALHSDLRTGAVAEAVTSGSTALGLPGVTRVYTGACVAAAGAVADAAALVVSGRHPRVVVAAGHLVEPGVFAAFDAGRALARDGELRPFSSGRTGTLLGDAAAAVVVEAHTAAAARGARPLARLAGWGRSGDAHHVCRPRPDGEGVARAARAALARAGVAPSEVGYVNANGTGSPMSDLAEARALRAVFGEALDELPVSSSKSVHGHALEASALLELVVTIAALESERLPVNAGWLGPDPEIGLNLVLAGPRADRPRYAMSLNSAFGGANTALLVAAA
- a CDS encoding phosphopantetheine-binding protein yields the protein MQERIHEFVLAALTEMSYDVSEVTGETDLGPAGLDLESLALADLSAQVEDEFGVKFNLDEMETTALMTLDQFTADVARRIAATAPTAAGSAA
- a CDS encoding PLP-dependent aminotransferase family protein, with the translated sequence MSAAEISLPLGELHASLADPLLDAMTLLNEVTERYPDALSFAPGRPHDGFFEPEAVHAYLDTYLAHLAERSLSRGAVRTALFQYGPTKGIIADLVARTLANDEGLDVAPEALVLTVGAQEGMLLVLRALCATPEDVLLVSSPCYVGVTGAARLLDLATVPVPEGPGGGPDRRAVHEAARAVRASGRRPRALYVVPDFANPSGTSMPVPARAELLAAAAEEGLLVIEDNPYGFFAREPGERPTLKALDRRRQVVYLGSFAKTCFPGARLGYVVADQQVTGPGGRTGLLADELAKLKSMTTVNTPALSQAVIGGMLLRHDCRLRPATAPARAHYAANLAVLLRELERHFPTAERVRLGLSWNEPEGGFFAVLDVPFTADEAAMERCARDHGVLWTPMAPFYPAGGGERRLRLSISALSERQIEAGVARLADFIRESAG
- a CDS encoding beta-ketoacyl synthase N-terminal-like domain-containing protein, whose translation is MSGLRTLATASWPHPQGSGELPPLPGFTASTFNPLVAAVAELCLTRHRGTDRADGPDADRTGLLLASAGGDRATALAIDTAASGQRMPPLLFFQSNPNAVLGHIASRWGLTGPVVAISPRETAAPGRIPADAVELAALLLADGDADQVLVIAAEQAGPGGGADHATAVLVTSA
- a CDS encoding acyl carrier protein, whose product is MSTPVLPNRAEVVAMLAAFGQRAAAGVPEALGSLELTWLTAEFEQRYALELELSDEQFAAVRTVDDAVAVLRAAVLAAGAGAGAGAGADRTVGAARS
- a CDS encoding alpha/beta hydrolase, with translation MPLHPQAQALREQRAEAGTPPLYTLTTAEARAADLADLQACAGNPEPVGSVEEFTIPGPGGPLPLRIHRPAADTAPDGPLPALLYLFGGGWTLGSLDTGDAICRRLTNAVGCVTVSPGYRLAPEHPFPAAVHDVVAAAEWIAGHATELGTDPERLAVAGDSAGGNLAAALTLAARERGGPALRHQLLVYPNTDHGADTPSLREHDDPLLFNRRSVAWYWDHYLADPADGADPRASPLRAPSLAGLPPATVITAEYDPLRDEGELYAEALRAAGVQVEARRYAGMPHGFFAMAGVLDDGREAQRYAAERLREALR
- a CDS encoding beta-ketoacyl-[acyl-carrier-protein] synthase family protein, with the protein product MSRTVSRAPGRPGAVVTGMGMVTPLGRKPGEVFEALTAGRSGIVAVPEDHAAHGWLPAAGISPHIEGTEVLPPKETRCVDRFVLLALAAADDALADAGLVVGRDVDARRTAVVLATGGGGLETFEQQSHRRLERGRPAVNPYLLPGMLSNMATARVAIKHGIRGFSTAIVTACAAGAQAVAEGLRLIRAGDADVVVCGGTESSLHPTIAATFTNARALAQGWDDPAQASRPFDTRRNGFVLGEGSAVLVLESVEHANARGAAGYAELIGWGSTTDAHHPTMPRPDGEGAADAMRTALANAGLAASDIGYVNAHGTGTKLGDIAESAALNAVFGEHRPAVSSTKGATGHLLGAAGAVEAAVTALAVARGLLPPTLNLGEPDPACDLDHVRGAARPAELRAALSNAFAFGGHNTSLVFGPTPTRAAK